The region TTAGAGCTAACAATTCTTTTGGGGTGTAAATTGCAACATTACAATTCTTAAAATCATCTTTATTACGTGTAACAATTATTTCCAATCCATTACAATTAGCAGCAGCAACCTGAATAGCATCTTCAAAATCTTTAATCTGGTAATGTAAGGCATCTATAATTAAATTTTTATCTACAGTTATTACATCAACTATTTCTATTAAATCAGCAATGAAAGATCTTGCAATATTATCATCGATCTGTTTTTTTTAAATATAATAAATATCTGTTATACTTGATGCAGTGATATACCCTTTGATCATTTTTTTATCAATCAACTTAAAAAGTTTTGCTGCGTAATTAAAAAAAGGCTCTCTTTTCAGGGCAATATCCAAAATAATATTTTTGTCAATAAGTATACGCTTCATTTATATTTTTTATCAAGGTATGAATAACGGCTACTATCTACATCAACATTTTTTAATATCCCACCCCATTTTTTAATAAATAGATGAGCGGTCATATCTTTTTTTTTATTTCTTTCTTTAAATTTGACAATTACTTCCACTTTTTTTTTGTAATACTGCTTATTCACTGGCACTTTAATAAACCCATCTTTTGATACTATAGTTTCAAATCTGTATTCTTTCATAATTTATATATCCAATTACTTCCTGCTCTTTATTACTAAGATAAAATCTTTATCATAAAATTCAAATAAAATTTTGATTTACTTTCAATAATCATTCCTTAAAAAATTTCATAATGAATATAGTGTCCACCCCGCCGCCTTTGTCGGCGGTGGTGTACACTGTATTATATTTTGTTCATATTTTTTCCATTGAGGAATAATTAACGATTTACTTTGATAATTTCTCCATTATCTTTTTTCTATATTCATAGTCAGTCACATGAATACCTTTCTGCTCCATAAGCATGGTATAGCGTAGTTGTTTTGCACTGAGCTGCTTTACCAGTCCCTTCATTTCCTCATCATCGTAGCAAGCATCAATAAGCTGCTGTAATGAATATATTTCTTTACGTAGTTCCACCTCTTCAGGCACTATACCGGCATTTTTTAAAATTTTATATGCCATACGAAGTTCTGGCGGGATATTATCCAGTTCATCCTTTGGCAATGGTTTACCCATTCCCGGTAGGTTATCAAACTCTCCCCGCTCCATTGCCTCGCGTATACGCTGTTCTGCTATAAGCTCAAAAATGTACATACTCAGTTTATTTTACATTTAAATTATAGTATATAACACACATACATAATGCAGTTGCTTTTGTAAAATATTTTTTTATCCATATCCTGGACCTCCCCAATGGGGGTCAGAGCCAAATTTCCTTTTCCAAAAAGCTTCAGGGTCTTCCTCCGCAAGTTCCTCCACAAGCTTTTGTTCTGTCAAAGGTATTTTATAGCTATTGCAAAAAGCAATGAGCAGTTTATACGCTTCAGTTATTTTGATAGCCTTCTCATTGCATATTTCTTTATCGTGCTTACAGCGGTCAGGATGCCACTCATGCATTAACTTCCGGTATGCTTCTTTAACCTGCTTTAGGGAGGCCCTATCGCCCAAACCTAAAAGCTTTGCAGCTTCTTCTATTTCCTGATAATCAATACGCATAGAACGCTCCTGTATAATAATCACATACCAAATGTACCATAAATTGCCATGATTTCCATTTCAACGTTTATATGTATACTCATTGTGTAATGCAAATACAGTAATAAATCACGGTATTGTGTTCGATAAATAATTGAAGGGAGAACTATTGCCATGAAACTATTATCAATGATAATGACATTCCTTATTATACCACACATCCTTTTTGCTGAAAATTACTGGCAGCGATATGCCGATGCACTCATCAAAGAACAAAAGCAGGTAAAAGAGCAAGCATCAAATGCACCATTTGTGATTGAGTATCTTGACACCCGTATTGCCATGGCGCAAGAGTTATCGCGTTCCTTTGATGCAATACCACAAAACAACAAACAAACGCAAGCACACATAGCCAATTGCTATAAGCAGGTACTATCGCTTTGCTTTGATAAAACACTCATTAATATTACAAAAGAACAGGTTGCCAAAGAATTACAGTGTGCTGAAATTAGCAATACTGATGCTATCATCATTCACTCTGAATTGGTACTTTCATCGTTTTTCAAGAATGGTGATACAATCTTTGATACTATTACACCACAATCCAATATACAACAAATCATATCCCAATGCAAGCCGCCCTTTGATGACCTGTCACCCAGTACACGCTTTCAGGAGCTTGCTGCACATACCAATTTTATAAAACAAAAACATCACTACATTACCTCCATAGCTTCACTGTGTAATGTAACACAGTATAATGAAGAAGAACTACGGCAAAATCCAGAACAAGCCAAAGCCCTCCTGTCACAGTTAGCTTACACACTCATCAATATTCCCGAATACACAGCCACATACCACCAAACCGAAGGCATCCCCTATCAAATAACTATCCCACAAACATTAGACTGTTTCCGTGTAATAAATGAAATACAAAACAAAAGGGATGCGATAGTAACCAGGCAGGATACCCAAACGATTCCTGAAATTGAATCCATAACTCTTTCATACATCACACCCATACAAAACCAGATTGCCGAGCAAAAGAAACTTCTTACAATCATGAAATCAACCGATGGCATCTGTGTTGAAAACGAGGAAGTCTTTAATAATTTTGTACAACGTTTTGAAACACAATCAAAATATCTGCACGATTATGCACAAGCAACAACACTGTACTGTCAGCTTGTACTGTTACAAGAACCACGTATTAATTACTCTAACCGATATCAGCATATTGTACATGTTGCCACACATATTCAGAAACTTGCACAATCATTAGGCAATACCACAAAAGAAATAATCCCTGAAGTAAAGCAACTATTTGATGTATTGAAAGCATTTCTCTATACTGATGCACCAAAAGAAAACAATGATAAACTTGCAACAACATTGCAGACACTGCACACAATTAAAGAAGACATCTACACCATGGCCAGCACCAGAAAGGATGACACACTCAACC is a window of Spirochaetota bacterium DNA encoding:
- a CDS encoding DUF1992 domain-containing protein, encoding MYIFELIAEQRIREAMERGEFDNLPGMGKPLPKDELDNIPPELRMAYKILKNAGIVPEEVELRKEIYSLQQLIDACYDDEEMKGLVKQLSAKQLRYTMLMEQKGIHVTDYEYRKKIMEKLSK
- a CDS encoding DnaJ domain-containing protein, whose protein sequence is MRIDYQEIEEAAKLLGLGDRASLKQVKEAYRKLMHEWHPDRCKHDKEICNEKAIKITEAYKLLIAFCNSYKIPLTEQKLVEELAEEDPEAFWKRKFGSDPHWGGPGYG